A single genomic interval of Spinacia oleracea cultivar Varoflay chromosome 6, BTI_SOV_V1, whole genome shotgun sequence harbors:
- the LOC110780194 gene encoding uncharacterized protein — MASSTVQVKDERAGAEIVYGPEECQKHSHELLQELGFPKGVMPLKDLVECGRVRETGFVWMKQKAPSEHYFEESKTLTSYAIEVTSYVEKGKMKKMHGVKSKQLLMWITITEMSVDDPCSGKIHFKTAVGIGKSFPITAFMNAEEKAKYLEDKKSADQK; from the coding sequence atggctTCTAGCACCGTACAAGTGAAAGACGAGCGGGCCGGGGCGGAGATCGTGTACGGGCCAGAAGAGTGCCAGAAACACTCCCACGAGCTACTACAAGAGTTAGGGTTCCCAAAGGGTGTGATGCCTTTGAAGGATCTTGTAGAATGCGGAAGGGTGCGCGAAACCGGGTTCGTGTGGATGAAGCAGAAAGCACCATCAGAGCATTACTTCGAAGAGAGCAAGACGCTTACGAGTTACGCAATAGAAGTAACTTCTTATGTCGAAAAGgggaagatgaagaagatgcATGGTGTGAAAAGTAAGCAGTTGTTAATGTGGATTACTATTACTGAGATGAGTGTTGATGATCCTTGTTCTggtaagattcatttcaagactGCTGTTGGTATTGGCAAGTCTTTTCCTATTACTGCTTTTATGAATGCTGAGGAGAAGGCTAAGTATTTGGAGGATAAGAAATCGGCTGATCAGAAGTAA